From the genome of Paraburkholderia aromaticivorans, one region includes:
- a CDS encoding Lrp/AsnC family transcriptional regulator — protein MTTPPRRLDRIDIGILSQLQQNARITNADLARSVNLSATPCFNRVRALEKLGLFKQQVTLLNPEPLGLRINVFIQVSLEKQVEDALQRFEQAISERPEVMECYLMTGDADYLLRVVMPDMQTLERFIVDHLTKIPGISNIRSSFALKQVRYKTALPLPSSGLTLVDPDDVATDWR, from the coding sequence ATGACCACGCCACCCAGACGGCTCGACCGCATCGACATCGGCATCCTGAGCCAGTTGCAGCAGAACGCGCGCATCACCAACGCGGATCTGGCGCGCTCGGTGAATCTGTCGGCCACGCCGTGTTTCAACCGCGTGCGGGCGCTCGAAAAACTGGGCCTGTTCAAGCAGCAGGTCACGCTGCTGAATCCGGAGCCGCTCGGGCTGCGCATCAACGTGTTCATTCAGGTGAGTCTGGAAAAGCAGGTGGAAGACGCGCTGCAGCGCTTCGAGCAGGCGATTTCGGAGCGTCCCGAAGTGATGGAGTGCTATCTGATGACCGGCGACGCCGACTATCTGCTGCGCGTGGTCATGCCGGATATGCAGACGCTGGAACGCTTCATCGTCGATCATCTGACGAAGATTCCGGGCATCTCCAATATCCGCTCGAGCTTTGCGCTCAAGCAGGTGCGTTACAAGACGGCGCTGCCGCTGCCGTCGTCGGGATTGACGCTGGTCGATCCCGACGACGTGGCGACTGACTGGCGCTAA
- a CDS encoding SDR family NAD(P)-dependent oxidoreductase yields the protein MATQAGKGTALVTGASSGIGAVYADRLARRGYDLILVARDGERLNGLAERLATDTGRRVDTIAADLTVKADVRRIEERLRTDRAITMLVNNAGVGATASLIDSDVDALEQMIELNVTALTRLTAAVVPGFVERGNGIVINISSIVALSPETLNGTYSGTKAYVLNLTQSLHHEVGGKGVQLQAVLPGATSTAFWDRAGLPVEHLPTQIVMTAEDMVDAALAGLDQGELVTIPSLPDAADWERFNSARQHLQPNLSHKLPAARYKQVPATA from the coding sequence ATGGCAACGCAAGCAGGCAAAGGAACGGCATTGGTGACGGGCGCATCGTCGGGTATTGGCGCGGTGTATGCGGACCGCCTCGCACGGCGCGGTTACGACCTGATTCTCGTGGCGCGCGACGGCGAGCGGCTGAACGGTCTGGCCGAGCGCTTGGCGACCGATACCGGCCGCCGCGTCGACACCATCGCGGCGGACCTCACCGTCAAAGCCGACGTACGCCGCATCGAAGAACGGCTGCGCACGGACCGCGCGATCACGATGCTGGTCAATAACGCGGGCGTCGGCGCGACCGCCTCGCTGATCGACTCGGACGTGGACGCGCTCGAACAAATGATCGAGCTGAACGTGACGGCGCTCACGCGTCTGACGGCGGCCGTGGTGCCTGGCTTCGTGGAGCGGGGCAACGGCATCGTGATCAATATTTCGTCGATCGTGGCGTTGTCGCCGGAAACGTTGAACGGCACGTATAGTGGCACCAAGGCCTACGTGCTCAACCTCACGCAGTCGCTGCATCACGAAGTGGGCGGCAAGGGCGTGCAATTGCAAGCGGTGCTGCCGGGCGCGACCAGCACGGCATTCTGGGACCGTGCGGGTCTGCCGGTCGAGCATCTGCCGACGCAGATCGTGATGACCGCCGAAGACATGGTCGACGCCGCACTTGCCGGTCTCGATCAGGGCGAACTGGTGACGATCCCGTCGTTGCCGGACGCCGCCGACTGGGAGCGTTTCAACAGCGCGCGCCAGCATTTGCAGCCGAACCTGTCGCACAAACTGCCGGCCGCCCGTTATAAGCAGGTTCCGGCAACGGCGTAA
- a CDS encoding GlxA family transcriptional regulator: MRHVGVVVFPGFQILDMVAIAVFELANLEAGRPEYEVEVVSEHGGMVRSSAGVEIATRPFGDPAYDTVVVTGAMQIAPSSPGLLAFLNDALAASRRTASICTGAFVLAEAGILDGRHATTHWIHARDLQQRFPQARVDEDRIFIVDGSVWTSAGMTACIDLCLALVENDLGVEVSRAIAKKLVVYHRRTGGQSQFSAMLDLEPKSDRIQNALSYAKSHLREPLTVEQLADVAHLSPRQFSRAFRDETRQSPAKAIEALRVEAARAMLEAGRHSMEAVAAETGFVDTERMRRAFLRAFGQPPQAIKRAARVV; the protein is encoded by the coding sequence ATGAGACACGTCGGCGTGGTGGTTTTCCCCGGCTTCCAGATCCTCGACATGGTGGCGATCGCGGTGTTCGAACTCGCGAACCTGGAGGCCGGCCGGCCCGAGTACGAAGTGGAGGTCGTTTCCGAGCATGGCGGCATGGTGCGCAGCTCGGCCGGCGTCGAGATCGCCACCCGGCCGTTCGGCGATCCGGCGTACGACACCGTGGTGGTCACCGGTGCGATGCAGATCGCGCCGTCGTCGCCGGGGTTGCTGGCGTTCCTGAACGACGCGCTCGCCGCCTCGCGGCGCACCGCCAGCATCTGCACCGGCGCGTTCGTGCTGGCGGAGGCCGGAATTCTCGACGGCCGCCACGCCACGACCCACTGGATTCACGCGCGTGATCTGCAACAGCGCTTCCCGCAGGCTCGCGTGGACGAAGACCGGATCTTTATCGTCGACGGCTCGGTGTGGACGTCGGCCGGCATGACCGCATGCATCGATCTGTGCCTCGCGCTCGTTGAAAACGATCTCGGCGTCGAGGTGTCGCGCGCCATCGCCAAGAAGCTCGTGGTCTATCACCGCCGCACCGGCGGCCAGTCGCAGTTCTCGGCCATGCTGGACCTGGAGCCCAAATCCGACCGGATCCAGAACGCGCTCTCGTACGCCAAAAGCCATTTGCGTGAGCCGTTGACGGTCGAACAGCTCGCCGACGTCGCGCATCTCAGCCCGCGCCAGTTCAGCCGCGCGTTTCGCGACGAAACCCGCCAGTCCCCGGCCAAAGCCATCGAGGCATTGCGCGTCGAAGCCGCGCGCGCCATGCTGGAAGCGGGCCGGCATTCCATGGAGGCGGTGGCGGCGGAAACCGGCTTCGTCGATACCGAACGGATGCGGCGCGCGTTTCTGCGCGCGTTCGGCCAGCCGCCGCAGGCGATCAAGCGCGCGGCGCGCGTGGTGTAA
- a CDS encoding HIT family protein, with protein sequence MNYDDSNPFARILRGELPCIKVAETGAALAFMDLMPQADGHLLVVPKEAVAEIFELSDASTVACIRMTQKLAIAVRAALRPDGVFIGQFNGAAAGQTVPHVHFHVIPRWEGQPLRMHARDVADAETLEALARRIRAHWRAD encoded by the coding sequence ATGAACTACGACGACAGCAATCCCTTCGCGAGGATTCTGCGTGGCGAATTACCCTGCATCAAAGTGGCCGAAACCGGTGCGGCCCTCGCCTTCATGGACCTGATGCCGCAAGCCGACGGTCATCTGCTGGTGGTGCCGAAGGAAGCCGTGGCGGAGATTTTCGAGCTGTCGGATGCCTCGACCGTGGCGTGCATACGCATGACGCAAAAGCTCGCCATTGCAGTGCGCGCGGCGTTGCGTCCGGATGGCGTGTTCATCGGGCAGTTCAACGGCGCCGCCGCGGGTCAAACCGTACCGCATGTGCATTTTCACGTGATTCCGCGCTGGGAAGGTCAGCCGCTACGCATGCATGCGCGCGATGTCGCCGATGCGGAAACGCTCGAGGCGCTTGCCAGGCGCATTCGGGCTCATTGGCGC